The stretch of DNA ACCAGTACCGTGCTTATTTTAGCAATGATGATTTTTTCAGAATGGGGAGTGCCAGCCTCAGTAAAAAAAGCGAACGAATTAAAAACGCAAGCAATTAGCGGTGGTGATATTTATGCTGCTGATGAGGGAATTTGGGCAAAAGAAGCTGACACTTTCGTTAATATAAAAGAAGTGACCGAAACAGGTGAGTTGTTGGGTGTGTCAGTCTTTAATTTCGATAATGAATTAAAGTTAACTCGACAGCTAAAAGCAGATGTTGGCACTTTCGAAAATGGTCAGTGGTTGCTTACCAACGTCATAATTAAAGAGTGGAAAGAACGTAATGTTGTTTCATCTCGCCAGGCTGAGTTCCCTTGGCCAACTGATTTAGCGCCAGATAAGCTTGGCATTGTGTCGGTTAAACCTGAGAGAATGGCATTATCTGAGTTAACCGATTACTTAAATTACCTAAATAAAAACGGACAGAACGCTAGTCGCTATGAGTTAGCTTTTTGGCGTAAAGTAATCCAGCCTTTTAACGTCGCCGTCATGTTATTACTTGCACTATCATTCATCTTTGGTCCCCTTCGATCTGTAACGATGGGCGCGAGAATTATTTTAGGCATACTTACCGGGTTTTCATTTTTCTTAGTGGATAGAGTCTTCGGCTCGTTAGCATTAGTGTATGAACTTCCTACTGCAATCGGTGCTTTTGCGCCAACCTTAGTATTCTTTTTAATCTCGATTCACTTATTAACGAAGAAGCAGAAGTAAGTGCCAATATATCAAGATTAAGGTTCGTTCGGATCTTCAATACCACGAAGATAAATCTGCTTATTTTGCTCTTTTGTTAACACTATCATTTCTGTTTGAGTAAGCTTATCTTGTAGGGATAACTTTTTCTTTGGGTTAAATATCAAAAAAACATTTCCAAGACCTAACAAAGAGAGAGCGGCTCTTTTAAACGCTCTCGATAACTCTACAGGTTTACCGTCAATGCGCTGTAATTTCAGACGCCAGGCTCTCATCCCAATAGTTTGCCCACCATCATGCCAAAACCATGCATAAAATAACCAAATCCAGAAAACCAGTTCTATTTGAAACCAAACTTGATCATTTAAATATGAAGAGGGATCGGAGTAATTAGTTAGATCGAACAATCCGAAGTCCGCGCCGTAAGAGACTGCAATTAAATTAACGATAGTTACTAGCATTGACAGTGCAATAACCGCTAACCAGTCATAAACCATGGCTGCGATCCTTTTAAAAAAACCGGCTCGGTTATTTGAAGTTGCTTTTTTTGAGTCAGTTTGAGAAGCGCTCGTTGAAGAGTCGGTCATAACACTTTCTTTTTCTTTATTAGTTTTAAATAGAGTTTAACAACAAAGCGCTTAACTCAAAATAGTTTTGTATTTATTGAGCAATATATCAACACTTGATGCATTTAGTTCATAAATAGCTTGCAGTTATAGTACTCACCGTTATAATTCTCATCGCTTTATAGCAAGCCAATCTGTGCCGGTGTGATGGAATTGGTAGACATGACGGATTCAAAATCCGTTGCCTTCGGGCGTGGCGGTTCAAGTCCGCCCACCGGTACCACTTCTCTTATTTAAAAAGAGAAAAATAAACCGACTACTCTGAAAAAGAGCGTCGGTTTTTTTATGCCTGAAATTTGGATAATAATCATGACGGACAGAATTACAGACAAACAAGTTCAAGAACTTACTAATCATATCGCTGACAAATGCGAAGCAATGGGCTTAGAGCCAGAACAGATAGTTGACGGTATTGCTAGAGCATTAATCGCGGCAGCTGACACCTTTGACTTTGCAGATCTAAACGTTGGTATTGATAACATTGGTACGTGTAAAGTCGAGCTGGTGGACTAATACCAGCTCGCTTTTGGACTGGAATGAATTATTTGAGTTTTGGCAGACTTATTTACTTTTTTGTGAAAAACTGGTCCACCGCGAATATTCATAGGGTTTACAAATTAGTAAAAATTTTGAATTATTCTGTCCAGTTATACACCACCGCTAATGTCTGTTTACTAGCAGCCCATTAACAGTAGTAACTTCTTAAACTATTAATCTTAGTCCAATAAGTTACCAAGATTAAATTTATGCTCACTATGGAACCTAGTGAACAAGTCCGCAGATATTTCTTGTTATTATTTATTAATTTATTTAATGCGTTTCCAATGAGCTTCTTGTCTTGGTCAGTAAAATCGTGCCTTTTTTCTCTTAATATAACTAACTTCAAAAACAAAGTATTTCTAGTTAATTTATCAGTACAGTTTAGCAGTGCCTTTATGTTGTTCGATAGGTCACTTCGATCTATTTCTAGTAACAAAAACCTTAATAGCATTTGCTCCGCGTCAGTTACGTCATCATCCAGTTTGTGAATTAAAAAACTCTTGAATCTGGGCTTCTTAGTCGCTAGGTCGTTGGACATCATTTCTTCAGCTACATTTGGTATTGAGGCCCTAATTACGGAAAACAAAACTCTAACGCTATTCAATATCTTTATTTTATCTCGCTCATCAATTCCTTCTTCTTTAAACTTTTTCTCAATAGTTGGAATTATATGAGGTAGCAAAATGTTTTCGTCTAATCTAGTAATATCAACTTTCATTGAAAACAAATATGACTTTAAGATCCGATCGAAAGTTGATACTACCCTCTCTCTATCCATCAATAGTTCTGTATTTCTAAATACCCGTGCAAAAAGGGATATTTCTTTTTTAAAGCGCGGATATTTGTTAGTAAAATCTTTATCCAAATTAGAAATGTTGGTAGGTTGAGATTTTTTTGTATTTAGAGGGTTACTAATATCTTGCTCACTATCATGCTCTTCTCTTGTAACCTTTCTATTTTCTATCTCCCTAGCAAGATCGTCACTAGTTGATGCTATATCCAGTAACGATATACTGGTCATGTCACTTAAGTCCGTTTCCTCAAGGTTTACACCATGTTTTAATCGGATATCTGGCTTTATGGCTCTGATTGAGTTTTTCGATTAATTCAAATTGTTCAGTGAGTCCGACATCAACAGAGCCGTAGCCTTTTCTAATTCAATGCGTTCTATTTTCTTTTCAAGCTCACGTATCTTAAGCTGCTCTGGTGTCATTGGTGTGGCTTTAGGCGCTTTGCCTTGCCGCTCTTCTTTTAATTGTTTAACCCATTTACCGATCGTTGAAAAACCAACGTTCATCGCCTTAGCTGCCTCTTCATGGGTGTAACCATGATCGACCACCAATTGTGCCGTCTCTAATCTAAATTCAGGACTGAAATTTTTACGTGACTTCTTAGGCATTATCTTCACCTAATACTGCTATGAACGAATCATAACATCCTCTAATTAGGTGGCCAAAATCACTATGCCACTACACTTGCATGAAGTGAATTTATTTAAGAGTTAAGAGAATTATTAATAATTTTTATAGTAGACAATTATAAGCATTCATTTTTATTTCCTTTGCCACCCCGACAAGATGATTGTTGCGCAGAAAATGCGCAATAAAAATACAAAAATAATAAAAGTACGTAATCATCTAGGGGAGAGGTACATGTATAAGAACTCAATTTTATTTAGAGCTATTCAGCTGGCTATTTTTACCACGTCGGCCACCGCTTTTGCCGAAGAAGAACAAACAAAGGGAAAAGAACAACAAACTGGGTTGGAGAGGATCACTGTTACTTCCAACAAAAAAGTACAGTCCATTCAGCAAATACCAACTTCCATCCAAGCTTATTCCGGAGAGCACTTGACTAAGAACAATATATCTAATTTATTAGATATGTCTGAAAGTTTGCCAAATGTACACATCACTGAATCTTCAAGTAGTAAACGAATTGTAGTTCGAGGTATAGGATCGGGCACTAACTCGGGTTTTGAGCAATCGGTTGCCATGTACAAAGACGGCATTTACTTGGGCCGGGGCCATCAAGCCAAATTTCCATTTTTGGATATGCAAAGGATAGAGTTAGTAAAAGGACCTCAAGCTATTATGTTTGGTAAAAATGCCACGGCTGGGGCTTTGAGTATGATCACAAACTCTCCTACAGATGAGTTTGAAGGGGAAGTGAGTGCAACTATTGGTTCAAACAAACAACGAGAGTTCAGTGCAGTATTGAATTTACCTGTGACTGATGATTTTGCTTTGAGGTTAGCTGCATTTAACAATTCGGAAGATGGATATATTTACAATCAAGCACGTGATCAAGACGAAGTAGATACGTCTTCTAGTGGTTTTAGGCTATCTGCATTGTGGCAACCAAGTGCTAGTTCAGAATTTAATTTTAATATTGAGCAAGGGCAGTTTGACTCAAACGGCTCTCGTTATCAGTACATCATTGATGAAGAAAGTAGAGGGCTACAAATTGCAGCCGATCCAACAAATCCGGCGAATGTGGGTTATCGAACGCTGTTATTAGCAGATGACTCAGGTTTAGATTATACCAGTTCGATTTCAGGTGCTTTCCACCCTGGTGGGTTAGACGAAGGCAGTGACACCGATTTGCTCAATTCAAGTCTTCAATATGTATATTCTGGTAATGACTATGAGTTTACCTCTGTCACCACTTATAGTGAGTACGATTGGGATTCTGTATTTGACGCCGACTACTCAGAAGTTTCTTTGATCAAACAAACCTACATAGAAAACTACGAGCAATTTACTCAGGAGTTCCGAGTAAGCGGAGCCTTGGCAGAAAACTTAGATTACGTAACAGGCGTTTACTTTCTCCACAGTGAGATAGAACACCCTAATGATGTGTTGTTAGGGGCTTCTGTGCTTATTCCAGATCTACCTGGAGTCTCCATTGGTACAACGGCTCAGTTTGAACAAGAGCAAACCAGCTATTCCGCATTTGCTGCGTTAAACTGGACTTTGTCTGATCAATGGAAATTAAATTTAGGCCTTAGGTACCAAAGTGAAGATAAAGAAGTCACCAGTGAGCAAGGTGTTTACACCTTATTTTCTGAGCAAACTCCAGCGCCAATACAAGCTTATGCAAACTCTATAGCGCCAGTATTAGCGACGAGTTTATCAGGAGCCGGGCAACACAAGTTTTCAGCTGAACGTTCGGAAAATCATTTATTGCCAAGTGTCAGCTTAGAATTTCACGGCTTTGAAGATACTTTAGTCTTTGTCAGTGCTGGTAAGGGGGCAAAAGCTGGTGGTTTCGATGGTTCAGGTTTGAATGCTTCAATGGGGTCTGCTCCAGATCCTGATTCTGGTTTTGAGTTTGAAGACGAAGAAGCGACGAACTTGGAGTTTGGCTTTAAGTCTGAGTTGATAGATCAAGTGTTAGAGTTAAACGCTACCGCCTTTTATACCAACTATGAAAACCTGCAAGTCTCTGAGTTCAACGGTAAGGCCTTTGTTGTAAACAATGCCGCAGAAGCAAAAGTTAAAGGGGTTGAGTTGGATGCGCGTTGGTACATCAACGACAACTTCGACTTAACCTCTAGTTTCGCTTTATTAGACTTTGAATATGACAAGTTTACAGGTGCATCACCTACGGTTTATCAAGCTGAACTATTAGGCATGGCAACTCAGGATCTCTCTGGCGAAACAGGGGCATTTGCACCTAAATATTCTGGCAACGTAAATTTGAACTATCACTTAGATATGGCTGGTGGTTACCTACTCGATACCACTTTATCAGTGCAGTTTACAGACGATTTTTATCTTGAGCAGGATTTAGACCCTATTGCTCATCAAGATGCTTATCAGAAATTGAATCTTCGAATTGAGTTAACAAGCCCAGAGGGTGACTTTTCGATAGCGTTACTGGGAAAAAACTTAACCGACAAAACGACATTTTCACAAGCAAATGATGTTCCTGTCTTGAGCTATGCTCATCGTTTTCTAGTTGAAGCACCTAGAAGTGTCCATTTACAAATGAACTATAGATTTTAGTTTTTAGTCGATGTTATTTGGGCAATTTGAGCTGTTCGCCAATGTCGAACAGCTTCTCTCTCATCCAAGTATTAACTGGGTCTTGTTCTGCTTGTTTGTGCCAGTACATATGGACAGGTAACACAGGTACTTCGAATGGAAGGGGGATAACTCGAACCGGCATTTCTTGCTGTAGAATATTGGCATAAGCATTAGGCATAGTCAGTAACATATCGCACTGGCTGATCACACGGGTGGCTGCAAAGTAGTGCTCACAGCGCAGTGCAAACTGTCTTTTTTTTCCCAGTTTAGCCAAGGTCATATCGACTAAATCTACTTTTGAAT from Psychrosphaera aestuarii encodes:
- a CDS encoding RDD family protein is translated as MTDSSTSASQTDSKKATSNNRAGFFKRIAAMVYDWLAVIALSMLVTIVNLIAVSYGADFGLFDLTNYSDPSSYLNDQVWFQIELVFWIWLFYAWFWHDGGQTIGMRAWRLKLQRIDGKPVELSRAFKRAALSLLGLGNVFLIFNPKKKLSLQDKLTQTEMIVLTKEQNKQIYLRGIEDPNEP
- a CDS encoding TonB-dependent receptor — protein: MYKNSILFRAIQLAIFTTSATAFAEEEQTKGKEQQTGLERITVTSNKKVQSIQQIPTSIQAYSGEHLTKNNISNLLDMSESLPNVHITESSSSKRIVVRGIGSGTNSGFEQSVAMYKDGIYLGRGHQAKFPFLDMQRIELVKGPQAIMFGKNATAGALSMITNSPTDEFEGEVSATIGSNKQREFSAVLNLPVTDDFALRLAAFNNSEDGYIYNQARDQDEVDTSSSGFRLSALWQPSASSEFNFNIEQGQFDSNGSRYQYIIDEESRGLQIAADPTNPANVGYRTLLLADDSGLDYTSSISGAFHPGGLDEGSDTDLLNSSLQYVYSGNDYEFTSVTTYSEYDWDSVFDADYSEVSLIKQTYIENYEQFTQEFRVSGALAENLDYVTGVYFLHSEIEHPNDVLLGASVLIPDLPGVSIGTTAQFEQEQTSYSAFAALNWTLSDQWKLNLGLRYQSEDKEVTSEQGVYTLFSEQTPAPIQAYANSIAPVLATSLSGAGQHKFSAERSENHLLPSVSLEFHGFEDTLVFVSAGKGAKAGGFDGSGLNASMGSAPDPDSGFEFEDEEATNLEFGFKSELIDQVLELNATAFYTNYENLQVSEFNGKAFVVNNAAEAKVKGVELDARWYINDNFDLTSSFALLDFEYDKFTGASPTVYQAELLGMATQDLSGETGAFAPKYSGNVNLNYHLDMAGGYLLDTTLSVQFTDDFYLEQDLDPIAHQDAYQKLNLRIELTSPEGDFSIALLGKNLTDKTTFSQANDVPVLSYAHRFLVEAPRSVHLQMNYRF
- the lptG gene encoding LPS export ABC transporter permease LptG, which translates into the protein MFGMTIIEKYVGRTVMSSIVVTLGILVGISTLFRFIEQLKYIGRADFTAVTAALYALFLIPQDLEAFFPMAAMIGGLVGLGALASSSELVVMQAVGLSKANVVGAVLKTSTVLILAMMIFSEWGVPASVKKANELKTQAISGGDIYAADEGIWAKEADTFVNIKEVTETGELLGVSVFNFDNELKLTRQLKADVGTFENGQWLLTNVIIKEWKERNVVSSRQAEFPWPTDLAPDKLGIVSVKPERMALSELTDYLNYLNKNGQNASRYELAFWRKVIQPFNVAVMLLLALSFIFGPLRSVTMGARIILGILTGFSFFLVDRVFGSLALVYELPTAIGAFAPTLVFFLISIHLLTKKQK